The window GCTGACCGGCGATGCCGTCGAGCACACGGTCGGCGAGCAAGATCAGCCCGGCGCACGTGCCGTACACCGGCAGACCGCCCGCGATCGCCTCGCGCAGCGGCCCGGCGAGACCGAACGAGCGCGAGAGCTTGTCCATCACGCTCGACTCGCCGCCCGGGATGACCAGGCCGCCGATCTCATCCAGCTCGGCGGGCCGGCGGACGGGGACGGCGTCGGCGCCCAGACCGCGCAGGACCGCGAGGTGCTCGCGGAAGTCGCCCTGCAGCGCGAGGACGCCGACCCGCGGGCCGTTACCAGCCACGCTCGGCGAGGCGGTGCGGGGCGGGCAGGTCTGCGACGTTGATGCCCACCATGGCCTCCCCGAGTCCGCGGGAGACCTCGGCGATGACGCTCGGGTCGTCGTAGAAGGTGGTGGCCTTCACGATCGCGGCGGCGCGCTGCTCCGGGTTGCCCGACTTGAAGATGCCGGAGCCGACGAACACGCCGTCCGCGCCCAGCTGCATCATCATCGCCGCGTCGGCCGGGGTGGCGACACCGCCGGCGGTGAAGAGCACGACCGGGAGCTTGCCCGTCTCGGCGATCTCACGCACCAGCTCGTACGGCGCCTGCAGCTCCTTCGCGGCGACGTACAGCTCGTCCTTGGTCATCGACTTCAGGGCGTTGATCTCCGAGGTGATCTTGCGGATGTGCTTGGTCGCCTCGGAGACGTCGCCGGTGCCGGCCTCGCCCTTCGAGCGGATCATCGCCGCGCCCTCGTTGATGCGGCGCAGCGCCTCACCGAGGTTGGTGGCGCCGCACACGAACGGGACGGTGAAGCGCCACTTGTCGATGTGGTTCACGTAGTCGGCGGGCGACAGCACCTCCGACTCGTCGATGTAGTCCACGTCGAGCGCCTGCAGCACCTGCGCCTCGACGAAGTGGCCGATGCGGGCCTTCGCCATGACCGGGATGGACACCTCGGCGATGATGGCCTCGATGAGGTCCGGGTCGCTCATCCGGGCCACGCCGCCCTGGGCGCGGATGTCGGCGGGCACGCGCTCCAGCGCCATGACGGCGACCGCGCCGGCGTCCTCGGCGATGCGAGCCTGCTCGGGGGTGACGACGTCCATGATGACGCCGCCCTTCAGCATCTCGGCGAGGCCGCGCTTGACCCGGCTCGATCCGAACGTGCCCTGCTCGCTGTCTGTCATCATCGCCCTCTCGTCGTACAAAAACGGTTTTGGCCTATGCCGAACGATAGCATCCTCGCCGCGGCTCGCTAGACTCGCAAGCCGGAGGGACATGGACGAGCAGACCATCACGGGCAGCACCGCGTCCGAGATCGCGGCGAGCGTGCGCGCGCTGCACGAGCGGGGCGCCCTGCGGACCGGGGATGCGCTCCCGCCCGTCCGCGAGCTCGCCGCCCAGCTCGGAGTGAACCGCAACACCGCCGTCGCCGCGTACCGCCTGCTCGCGCAGGCCGGCGTCGTGACCGCCCGCGGCCGGGCCGGGACCGTCGTCGCCGGGGTGACCGCCGTCGCCCAGGAGGGCTACGCGCCCGACAGCGTGCTTCGCGACATCGGGACGGGGAACCCGGACCCGCGACGCATCCCGGACCTCTCCGGCGCACTCGCGACCGCCGTCGGGCGCCCCGTGCTCTACGGCGAGCCCGTCATCGACCCGGCCCTGGAGGAGCGCGCCCTCGCCTGGGTCAGCGCCGACCTTCCCGGCCGCCCCGTGCGCATCACCGTCACCAACGGCGCGGTGGATGCGGTGGAGCGGCTGCTCGCGCAGGCCCTGCTGCGCGACGACGCCGTCGCGCTCGAGGACCCGTGCTTCCTGGCGAGCATCCACACCGTCCGGCTGGGCGGCTACCGAGCGGTGCCGGTGCCCGTCGATGCGGAGGGCATGACCGTCGACGGTCTGCGTGCCGCGCTCGAGTCCGGCGTGCGCGCCGTCATCTGCACGCCGCGGGCGCAGAACCCCACCGGCGCGACGCTCTCCCCCGCTCGCGCCGCGGCCCTGCGGGCCGTGCTGGCCGAGCATCCGTACGTCCTGGTGATCGAGGACGACCACTTCTCGATGCTGTCCCAGCGGCCCTACGAGACGCTGATCGGGCCCGAGCACCGGCGGTACGCCCTGGTCCGCTCGGTCTCGAAGTCGCTCGGACCCGACATGTGCCTCGCCGTCGCGGCCACCGACCCGGAGACGGCGGACCGCCTCGCGATGCGGCTGAGCCCCGGCACGACGTGGGTCAGCCACATCCTGCAGCGACTGGTGCTCGCCCAGCTGACCGACGAGGCGGTGCTGGCGGAGGTCGCCGCCGCCGGCCGGCACTACGCGGAACGGAACGCCGCCTTCGCCGCCCGGCTGACCGAGCGCGGCCTGCCCACCCAGGCCCGCGACGGGCTCAACCTCTGGGTCCGCCTGCCGGTCGAGGCGAAGGTGGTCGCCGACCGGCTGATGCGCCGCGGCTGGCTCGCGCGCACCGGCGACGAGTTCGTGCTGGGCGAGCGTCTCTCCCCCTCGCACCACCTCCGTCTCACGGTGCACGACCTCGAAGACGACGACGCCGCGCGCCTGATCGACGACCTGGTGGACGCCGCCCGCTGACGGTCGCGGCAGGACCCGCTCGTGCGAGGTGAGAGGATCGAAGGATGAAGATCCTCTCGATCCAGTCCGCGGTCGCCTACGGTCACGTCGGCAACTCCGCCGCCGTGTTCCCGCTCCAGCGCATCGGCGTCGAGGTGCTGCCGGTCTACACCGTCAACTTCTCCAACCACACCGGCTACGGCGCGTGGCGCGGCCCGCTGATCTCGCCGGACGACGTCCGCGACGTGATCACCGGCATCGAGGAGCGCGGCGTGCTCGGCGAGATCGACGCGGTGCTCTCCGGCTACCAGGGCAGCGAGGGCATCGGCGACGTCATCGTCGACGCGGTGGCGCGCGTGAAGGCGGCCAACCCGGACGCCGTGTACGCCTGCGACCCGGTCATGGGCAACGCGAAGTCCGGCTGCTTCGTCGCCCCGGCCATCCCGGTGCTGCTCCGCGAGCGTGTCGTCCCCGTCGCCGACATCATCACGCCGAACCAGTTCGAGCTCGGGTTCCTCACCGAGACGTCGCCGGACACGCTCGAGTCGACCCTGGAGTCGGTGGATGCGGCCCGCGCGATGGGCCCGCGCACGGTCCTCGTGACCAGCGTCGAGCGCC is drawn from Leifsonia shinshuensis and contains these coding sequences:
- the pdxS gene encoding pyridoxal 5'-phosphate synthase lyase subunit PdxS, giving the protein MMTDSEQGTFGSSRVKRGLAEMLKGGVIMDVVTPEQARIAEDAGAVAVMALERVPADIRAQGGVARMSDPDLIEAIIAEVSIPVMAKARIGHFVEAQVLQALDVDYIDESEVLSPADYVNHIDKWRFTVPFVCGATNLGEALRRINEGAAMIRSKGEAGTGDVSEATKHIRKITSEINALKSMTKDELYVAAKELQAPYELVREIAETGKLPVVLFTAGGVATPADAAMMMQLGADGVFVGSGIFKSGNPEQRAAAIVKATTFYDDPSVIAEVSRGLGEAMVGINVADLPAPHRLAERGW
- a CDS encoding aminotransferase class I/II-fold pyridoxal phosphate-dependent enzyme translates to MDEQTITGSTASEIAASVRALHERGALRTGDALPPVRELAAQLGVNRNTAVAAYRLLAQAGVVTARGRAGTVVAGVTAVAQEGYAPDSVLRDIGTGNPDPRRIPDLSGALATAVGRPVLYGEPVIDPALEERALAWVSADLPGRPVRITVTNGAVDAVERLLAQALLRDDAVALEDPCFLASIHTVRLGGYRAVPVPVDAEGMTVDGLRAALESGVRAVICTPRAQNPTGATLSPARAAALRAVLAEHPYVLVIEDDHFSMLSQRPYETLIGPEHRRYALVRSVSKSLGPDMCLAVAATDPETADRLAMRLSPGTTWVSHILQRLVLAQLTDEAVLAEVAAAGRHYAERNAAFAARLTERGLPTQARDGLNLWVRLPVEAKVVADRLMRRGWLARTGDEFVLGERLSPSHHLRLTVHDLEDDDAARLIDDLVDAAR
- the pdxY gene encoding pyridoxal kinase PdxY — its product is MKILSIQSAVAYGHVGNSAAVFPLQRIGVEVLPVYTVNFSNHTGYGAWRGPLISPDDVRDVITGIEERGVLGEIDAVLSGYQGSEGIGDVIVDAVARVKAANPDAVYACDPVMGNAKSGCFVAPAIPVLLRERVVPVADIITPNQFELGFLTETSPDTLESTLESVDAARAMGPRTVLVTSVERPDAPADTIEMLAVDDAGAWIVQTPRLPMKANGSGDVTAALFTAHYVRTGDAELALRKTVSSVFDLLTRTLESGERELKLVESQDSYANPREQFPVTRVR